The proteins below come from a single Triticum aestivum cultivar Chinese Spring chromosome 5D, IWGSC CS RefSeq v2.1, whole genome shotgun sequence genomic window:
- the LOC123123859 gene encoding putative disease resistance protein RGA4 isoform X1: MEGATEWLAQTILGTLSIPQLQAWIRRQGLGHDIQLLESEVEMVDMVCAAVRDRAAGNKPLARLEGALYDADDLVDELDYHRLLDLNLDSPPATASLVVGRNDTAVQSAHAGMLVQSSTADSPGDGLSQHDGIYGAVVVDNNKDNKSRTDGDIRSRQRAKTRSAVWQYFVVSEADEFERPAKAKCVKCGSELNCGSKYGTSGLKRHIRTEACGKKKEAAEQALIPSSSTGGTGNGETVALGDSRHTKRKRMDDESTHATKAKTQFWNKVEYSHRIRVITRLLQGTSRVLIKVLKLHGTGFVASSNQYPSKTSNQHLRTSSVVPRKVYGRVAEKDYIINFMREYKPDGLYVLPIVGSAGIGKTTLAQLVYNDPTMAERFDQRIWVSVSNNFDEVRLSKEILDCVSQQTHEGLCSFSKLQEVLKMHITSKRILLIFDDVWDDFNLCRWSQLLAPLQSNTKGTVILLTTRNLSVAQTVCTVEPFKLCDLAYEEFWSLFKSCAFGDENYGSNQNLSSIGLRIAEKLKGNPLAAVTVGGLLRMNLTIDHWNNILKNEDWKSLQLNGGIMTSLKRSYDQLPYHLQQCFLFCSIFPERYQFLDEELVQIWISMGYVKCDNSSKRLEEKGMDYLADLVNLGFFEQVEREDTYPGSQTCYVICGLMHDFARVVSRTECATIDGLQCCEMLPTIRHLSVVSDPGYSTDQHASIPSNKKSEKNMFAGCTSLWKLRTLVFIGQYDMFFFKSSPDIFQGAHNLRLLQISAAPAGLNPLLCSLVNLKHLRYLDIKAADGLGALPQILSKFCHLEVLHVGSYTNPTMPVRIDHIFRLRHLVTEEEAYSSIANIGNLTSLQELPNFVVQTSSGYEIRQLQSMKELVQLGVSQLENVKTREEAYGAGLRDKNHLEKLHLSWKGASPDDEYDSDLSSGNDWLSVEVLEGLQPPTNLKHLQISGYSGQLFPTWLADSISVTSLQTLHIESCGKLEIFPSLVQLPFLRTLKLMAMISVTEVSFPSLEELVLIQMPKLVRCSCISTLDLSSNLRFLHIKRCPALKIFPLFEVSQKFIIKQKSWLPSIRELIIHGCPNLLVPRPLPPSITISKLSIVDVPTLPRIEVSSGDTLTIGSRSEGYDNFDSSSDMMTVLDREILAFHNLRGLRYLRIDGCQNLVYISFTELVQLISLKSLEICCCRKLFSSKVMPEHTREDVTAADRKPLPSLVTLRIKCCGIVGKWLSLMLGYVLALAELLLEDCPGITQLAIEEEENIQSYCTSVPVDSSSGGLNDTFFTSSAQDGLLSLPPNLMSSLKRMSIRECPRLVFCGNNKGLSRFTCLEKLTIWGCPGLLSSLVDKDGNDDEMNGRWLLPKSLVELEIRGDSPEMLQPCFPENVSCLKKMEVWFSPSLRSLQLRTCMALEELIIVNCRSLAALESLQLLDSLRHFKVFRSPGMLPCLENLSLCPGLERLVIDDPSVFTVSICKQLTSLQRLELEKCEFVTRLTEQQERGLQLLTSLQELEFRDCHDLKYLPGALHRLPSLKKLKINGCLGISRLPEQGLPLSLQELDISNCSKVFNDHCKSLAAGKLKVKIVGNTETV; this comes from the exons ATGGAGGGGGCGACTGAGTGGCTGGCGCAGACCATCCTGGGAACCCTGTCCATCCCGCAGCTGCAGGCGTGGATTCGCCGGCAGGGGCTTGGCCATGACATCCAGCTGCTCGAGTCGGAGGTCGAGATGGTGGACATGGTGTGCGCTGCCGTCAGGGACAGGGCCGCCGGGAACAAGCCGCTCGCCCGCCTCGAGGGCGCGCTCTACGACGCCGACGACTTGGTGGACGAGCTTGACTACCACCGCCTCCTTGACCTCAACCTTGACAGCCCGCCCGCTACAGCTTCATTAG TCGTCGGGCGCAACGACACGGCAGTACAATCTGCACACGCCGGCATGTTGGTCCAATCCTCTACTGCAGATTCGCCGG GTGATGGCTTGAGTCAGCATGATGGCATATATGGGGCAGTGGTGGTGGATAATAACAAGGATAACAAGTCAAGGACAGATGGAGATATACGGAGTAGGCAGCGTGCCAAGACTCGATCTGCTGTATGGCAATACTTTGTGGTCTCGGAAGCAGATGAATTCGAAAGGCCCGCGAAAGCTAAATGCGTGAAATGTGGCTCAGAGCTCAACTGTGGATCCAAATACGGGACATCAGGCTTGAAACGCCATATCCGTACTGAGGCTTGTGGCAAGAAGAAAGAAGCAGCTGAGCAGGCGCTTATTCCTTCAAG CAGCACTGGTGGTACAGGAAATGGTGAAACTGTTGCACTTGGTGATTCACGCCACACAAAAAGGAAGAGAATGGATGACGAGTCAACACACGCGACCAAAGCTAAAACACAATTTTGGAACAAGGTTGAATATTCGCATAGGATACGAGTAATAACTCGCCTGTTACAAGGCACATCAAGGGTTCTGATTAAGGTTCTCAAGTTACATGGAACAGGCTTTGTTGCAAGCTCAAATCAGTATCCAAGTAAAACATCGAATCAACACCTACGAACATCAAGTGTTGTTCCAAGGAAAGTTTATGGAAGAGTTGCAGAGAAGGACTACATCATAAATTTCATGAGAGAATACAAACCCGATGGTCTATATGTTCTTCCTATTGTAGGCAGTGCAGGAATTGGGAAGACTACTCTTGCTCAGCTTGTATACAATGATCCAACCATGGCAGAGCGCTTTGACCAAAGGATATGGGTTTCGGTGTCTAACAACTTTGATGAAGTGAGACTCTCAAAAGAGATCTTAGATTGTGTCTCTCAGCAAACACATGAAGGACTATGCAGCTTTTCCAAGCTTCAGGAGGTCTTGAAGATGCATATCACATCAAAGAGGATTCTGCTTATTTTTGATGATGTCTGGGATGACTTCAACCTCTGCAGATGGAGCCAACTATTAGCTCCTTTGCAGTCTAACACTAAGGGCACTGTGATTCTTTTGACAACTCGAAACTTGTCTGTTGCACAAACTGTCTGTACAGTTGAACCATTCAAGTTATGTGATTTAGCATATGAGGAATTTTGGTCATTATTTAAATCATGTGCATTTGGTGATGAGAACTATGGCAGCAATCAAAATCTAAGCAGCATTGGACTGCGAATAGCAGAGAAGTTAAAGGGAAACCCATTAGCAGCTGTAACAGTAGGCGGGCTATTAAGGATGAACCTTACCATTGATCACTGGAATAACATTCTGAAGAACGAAGATTGGAAATCTCTGCAACTAAATGGAGGCATAATGACTTCTTTGAAGCGTAGCTATGATCAGCTCCCCTACCATTTACAACAATGCTTCTTATTTTGTTCTATATTCCCCGAGAGGTATCAGTTCCTTGATGAGGAATTGGTCCAAATTTGGATTTCAATGGGATATGTGAAGTGTGACAATTCAAGTAAGAGGCTTGAGGAGAAAGGAATGGACTATTTGGCTGATCTTGTGAACTTGGGCTTCTTTGAGCAAGTTGAAAGAGAAGACACCTATCCAGGTAGTCAAACTTGCTATGTTATTTGCGGTCTTATGCATGATTTTGCGAGGGTTGTCTCAAGAACTGAGTGTGCAACTATAGATGGCCTGCAGTGCTGTGAGATGCTGCCAACTATACGCCATTTGTCAGTAGTAAGTGATCCTGGATATAGCACAGATCAACATGCAAGCATACCTAGCAATAAGAAGTCTGAGAAGAACATGTTCGCCGGATGTACATCGCTGTGGAAATTGAGGACATTGGTATTCATTGGGCAGTATGACATGTTCTTCTTCAAATCCTCTCCAGATATATTCCAAGGGGCACATAATTTGCGCCTGCTGCAAATTTCTGCAGCACCTGCTGGTTTAAACCCTTTACTGTGCAGTTTGGTGAATTTGAAACATCTTCGCTACTTAGACATCAAAGCTGCTGATGGGCTTGGGGCTTTGCCTCAAATTTTGAGCAAGTTTTGCCATCTTGAAGTATTACATGTTGGCTCATACACCAATCCTACTATGCCTGTCAGGATTGACCATATTTTCAGGTTGCGGCATCTTGTTACAGAAGAGGAGGCATACTCTTCCATTGCTAACATTGGTAACCTGACTTCTCTTCAGGAGCTACCCAATTTTGTGGTTCAAACTTCCAGTGGCTATGAGATAAGACAACTCCAGTCCATGAAAGAGCTTGTACAACTTGGGGTGTCTCAACTTGAAAATGTTAAAACTCGAGAGGAGGCTTACGGGGCAGGACTCAGAGACAAAAACCACTTGGAAAAACTGCACTTGTCCTGGAAAGGTGCCTCGCCAGATGATGAATATGATAGTGACCTGAGCTCTGGTAATGATTGGTTGTCAGTAGAGGTTCTTGAGGGCCTTCAACCACCCACTAACCTAAAGCATCTGCAGATATCTGGGTACAGTGGGCAACTCTTCCCAACTTGGCTTGCCGACAGTATCTCAGTTACTTCTTTGCAGACTCTTCATATAGAGAGTTGTGGAAAATTGGAAATATTTCCTTCTCTTGTACAGCTTCCGTTTCTCAGAACGTTGAAGTTGATGGCAATGATTAGTGTTACAGAAGTATCATTTCCTTCGTTGGAGGAGCTGGTATTAATTCAAATGCCAAAGTTGGTTCGGTGTTCCTGCATTTCCACTCTGGACTTGAGCTCCAATTTAAGGTTTCTGCACATCAAGAGGTGTCCTGCACTGAAGATATTTCCTCTATTTGAGGTTTCCCAGAAATTTATAATCAAGCAGAAATCTTGGTTGCCCAGTATTAGGGAACTCATTATCCATGGATGTCCTAACTTATTGGTGCCACGTCCCCTTCCTCCTTCAATTACCATTTCCAAACTATCCATCGTCGATGTCCCAACACTCCCAAGGATAGAGGTGTCATCTGGTGACACACTAACAATTGGATCCAGGAGTGAGGGctatgataattttgatagttCTTCGGACATGATGACTGTACTGGATCGTGAAATTTTGGCATTCCACAACCTGAGGGGCCTCAGATACTTGCGTATAGACGGCTGCCAAAATCTAGTGTATATTTCATTCACAgaattagtgcaacttatttcTTTAAAGAGTTTGGAAATATGCTGCTGTCGAAAACTTTTCTCCTCAAAAGTTATGCCAGAGCATACCCGTGAAGATGTGACAGCTGCAGATCGCAAGCCCCTCCCATCTCTTGTCACTCTCAGAATTAAGTGTTGTGGAATAGTAGGGAAGTGGCTGTCTTTGATGCTGGGATATGTGCTGGCCCTAGCAGAATTGCTTTTAGAGGATTGTCCAGGAATAACACAGTTAGCGATAGAAGAGGAAGAAAACATTCAATCTTATTGTACCTCAGTTCCAGTGGATTCATCATCAGGAGGTTTAAATGACACATTTTTTACAAGCTCTGCTCAAGATGGACTCTTAAGCCTTCCACCGAATCTCATGTCCTCTCTCAAGAGGATGTCGATTCGGGAGTGCCCTCGTCTAGTATTTTGCGGGAACAACAAAGGCTTGTCTAGATTTACCTGCCTTGAGAAGCTAACAATCTGGGGATGCCCCGGGCTGCTCTCATCTTTGGTGGATAAAGATGGAAATGATGATGAGATGAACGGAAGATGGCTCCTGCCGAAATCACTTGTAGAACTTGAGATCCGTGGTGATTCACCAGAAATGCTGCAGCCCTGTTTTCCAGAGAATGTGAGCTGCCTCAAAAAAATGGAGGTGTGGTTCAGCCCAAGTCTGAGATCTCTACAGCTGCGTACCTGCATGGCACTGGAAGAGTTGATAATTGTAAACTGTAGATCACTCGCTGCACTAGAGAGCTTGCAATTGCTTGACAGCCTTAGGCATTTCAAAGTATTCAGATCCCCTGGCATGCTTCCATGTTTGGAGAATTTGTCTTTATGCCCTGGACTAGAAAGGCTTGTGATTGATGACCCTTCTGTCTTTACTGTGTCAATCTGCAAGCAACTCACCTCCCTCCAACGCCTAGAACTTGAAAAATGTGAATTTGTGACCAGACTAACAGAGCAGCAAGAGAGAGGGCTTCAGCTCCTGACATCCTTGCAAGAGCTGGAATTCCGGGATTGCCATGATCTCAAATATCTCCCAGGGGCATTGCACCGGCTTCCTTCGCTCAAGAAGTTGAAGATCAATGGTTGTTTGGGAATCTCAAGGCTGCCTGAACAGGGCCTTCCACTCTCGCTGCAGGAACTGGATATCAGCAACTGCAGCAAGGTGTTTAATGATCACTGCAAGTCTCTAGCAGCAGGGAAGCTAAAGGTCAAAATTGTTGGAAATACAGAAACTGTTTAA
- the LOC123123859 gene encoding putative disease resistance protein RGA4 isoform X2, with protein MEGATEWLAQTILGTLSIPQLQAWIRRQGLGHDIQLLESEVEMVDMVCAAVRDRAAGNKPLARLEGALYDADDLVDELDYHRLLDLNLDSPPATASLVVGRNDTAVQSAHAGMLVQSSTADSPGDGLSQHDGIYGAVVVDNNKDNKSRTDGDIRSRQRAKTRSAVWQYFVVSEADEFERPAKAKCVKCGSELNCGSKYGTSGLKRHIRTEACGKKKEAAEQALIPSSTGGTGNGETVALGDSRHTKRKRMDDESTHATKAKTQFWNKVEYSHRIRVITRLLQGTSRVLIKVLKLHGTGFVASSNQYPSKTSNQHLRTSSVVPRKVYGRVAEKDYIINFMREYKPDGLYVLPIVGSAGIGKTTLAQLVYNDPTMAERFDQRIWVSVSNNFDEVRLSKEILDCVSQQTHEGLCSFSKLQEVLKMHITSKRILLIFDDVWDDFNLCRWSQLLAPLQSNTKGTVILLTTRNLSVAQTVCTVEPFKLCDLAYEEFWSLFKSCAFGDENYGSNQNLSSIGLRIAEKLKGNPLAAVTVGGLLRMNLTIDHWNNILKNEDWKSLQLNGGIMTSLKRSYDQLPYHLQQCFLFCSIFPERYQFLDEELVQIWISMGYVKCDNSSKRLEEKGMDYLADLVNLGFFEQVEREDTYPGSQTCYVICGLMHDFARVVSRTECATIDGLQCCEMLPTIRHLSVVSDPGYSTDQHASIPSNKKSEKNMFAGCTSLWKLRTLVFIGQYDMFFFKSSPDIFQGAHNLRLLQISAAPAGLNPLLCSLVNLKHLRYLDIKAADGLGALPQILSKFCHLEVLHVGSYTNPTMPVRIDHIFRLRHLVTEEEAYSSIANIGNLTSLQELPNFVVQTSSGYEIRQLQSMKELVQLGVSQLENVKTREEAYGAGLRDKNHLEKLHLSWKGASPDDEYDSDLSSGNDWLSVEVLEGLQPPTNLKHLQISGYSGQLFPTWLADSISVTSLQTLHIESCGKLEIFPSLVQLPFLRTLKLMAMISVTEVSFPSLEELVLIQMPKLVRCSCISTLDLSSNLRFLHIKRCPALKIFPLFEVSQKFIIKQKSWLPSIRELIIHGCPNLLVPRPLPPSITISKLSIVDVPTLPRIEVSSGDTLTIGSRSEGYDNFDSSSDMMTVLDREILAFHNLRGLRYLRIDGCQNLVYISFTELVQLISLKSLEICCCRKLFSSKVMPEHTREDVTAADRKPLPSLVTLRIKCCGIVGKWLSLMLGYVLALAELLLEDCPGITQLAIEEEENIQSYCTSVPVDSSSGGLNDTFFTSSAQDGLLSLPPNLMSSLKRMSIRECPRLVFCGNNKGLSRFTCLEKLTIWGCPGLLSSLVDKDGNDDEMNGRWLLPKSLVELEIRGDSPEMLQPCFPENVSCLKKMEVWFSPSLRSLQLRTCMALEELIIVNCRSLAALESLQLLDSLRHFKVFRSPGMLPCLENLSLCPGLERLVIDDPSVFTVSICKQLTSLQRLELEKCEFVTRLTEQQERGLQLLTSLQELEFRDCHDLKYLPGALHRLPSLKKLKINGCLGISRLPEQGLPLSLQELDISNCSKVFNDHCKSLAAGKLKVKIVGNTETV; from the exons ATGGAGGGGGCGACTGAGTGGCTGGCGCAGACCATCCTGGGAACCCTGTCCATCCCGCAGCTGCAGGCGTGGATTCGCCGGCAGGGGCTTGGCCATGACATCCAGCTGCTCGAGTCGGAGGTCGAGATGGTGGACATGGTGTGCGCTGCCGTCAGGGACAGGGCCGCCGGGAACAAGCCGCTCGCCCGCCTCGAGGGCGCGCTCTACGACGCCGACGACTTGGTGGACGAGCTTGACTACCACCGCCTCCTTGACCTCAACCTTGACAGCCCGCCCGCTACAGCTTCATTAG TCGTCGGGCGCAACGACACGGCAGTACAATCTGCACACGCCGGCATGTTGGTCCAATCCTCTACTGCAGATTCGCCGG GTGATGGCTTGAGTCAGCATGATGGCATATATGGGGCAGTGGTGGTGGATAATAACAAGGATAACAAGTCAAGGACAGATGGAGATATACGGAGTAGGCAGCGTGCCAAGACTCGATCTGCTGTATGGCAATACTTTGTGGTCTCGGAAGCAGATGAATTCGAAAGGCCCGCGAAAGCTAAATGCGTGAAATGTGGCTCAGAGCTCAACTGTGGATCCAAATACGGGACATCAGGCTTGAAACGCCATATCCGTACTGAGGCTTGTGGCAAGAAGAAAGAAGCAGCTGAGCAGGCGCTTATTCCTTCAAG CACTGGTGGTACAGGAAATGGTGAAACTGTTGCACTTGGTGATTCACGCCACACAAAAAGGAAGAGAATGGATGACGAGTCAACACACGCGACCAAAGCTAAAACACAATTTTGGAACAAGGTTGAATATTCGCATAGGATACGAGTAATAACTCGCCTGTTACAAGGCACATCAAGGGTTCTGATTAAGGTTCTCAAGTTACATGGAACAGGCTTTGTTGCAAGCTCAAATCAGTATCCAAGTAAAACATCGAATCAACACCTACGAACATCAAGTGTTGTTCCAAGGAAAGTTTATGGAAGAGTTGCAGAGAAGGACTACATCATAAATTTCATGAGAGAATACAAACCCGATGGTCTATATGTTCTTCCTATTGTAGGCAGTGCAGGAATTGGGAAGACTACTCTTGCTCAGCTTGTATACAATGATCCAACCATGGCAGAGCGCTTTGACCAAAGGATATGGGTTTCGGTGTCTAACAACTTTGATGAAGTGAGACTCTCAAAAGAGATCTTAGATTGTGTCTCTCAGCAAACACATGAAGGACTATGCAGCTTTTCCAAGCTTCAGGAGGTCTTGAAGATGCATATCACATCAAAGAGGATTCTGCTTATTTTTGATGATGTCTGGGATGACTTCAACCTCTGCAGATGGAGCCAACTATTAGCTCCTTTGCAGTCTAACACTAAGGGCACTGTGATTCTTTTGACAACTCGAAACTTGTCTGTTGCACAAACTGTCTGTACAGTTGAACCATTCAAGTTATGTGATTTAGCATATGAGGAATTTTGGTCATTATTTAAATCATGTGCATTTGGTGATGAGAACTATGGCAGCAATCAAAATCTAAGCAGCATTGGACTGCGAATAGCAGAGAAGTTAAAGGGAAACCCATTAGCAGCTGTAACAGTAGGCGGGCTATTAAGGATGAACCTTACCATTGATCACTGGAATAACATTCTGAAGAACGAAGATTGGAAATCTCTGCAACTAAATGGAGGCATAATGACTTCTTTGAAGCGTAGCTATGATCAGCTCCCCTACCATTTACAACAATGCTTCTTATTTTGTTCTATATTCCCCGAGAGGTATCAGTTCCTTGATGAGGAATTGGTCCAAATTTGGATTTCAATGGGATATGTGAAGTGTGACAATTCAAGTAAGAGGCTTGAGGAGAAAGGAATGGACTATTTGGCTGATCTTGTGAACTTGGGCTTCTTTGAGCAAGTTGAAAGAGAAGACACCTATCCAGGTAGTCAAACTTGCTATGTTATTTGCGGTCTTATGCATGATTTTGCGAGGGTTGTCTCAAGAACTGAGTGTGCAACTATAGATGGCCTGCAGTGCTGTGAGATGCTGCCAACTATACGCCATTTGTCAGTAGTAAGTGATCCTGGATATAGCACAGATCAACATGCAAGCATACCTAGCAATAAGAAGTCTGAGAAGAACATGTTCGCCGGATGTACATCGCTGTGGAAATTGAGGACATTGGTATTCATTGGGCAGTATGACATGTTCTTCTTCAAATCCTCTCCAGATATATTCCAAGGGGCACATAATTTGCGCCTGCTGCAAATTTCTGCAGCACCTGCTGGTTTAAACCCTTTACTGTGCAGTTTGGTGAATTTGAAACATCTTCGCTACTTAGACATCAAAGCTGCTGATGGGCTTGGGGCTTTGCCTCAAATTTTGAGCAAGTTTTGCCATCTTGAAGTATTACATGTTGGCTCATACACCAATCCTACTATGCCTGTCAGGATTGACCATATTTTCAGGTTGCGGCATCTTGTTACAGAAGAGGAGGCATACTCTTCCATTGCTAACATTGGTAACCTGACTTCTCTTCAGGAGCTACCCAATTTTGTGGTTCAAACTTCCAGTGGCTATGAGATAAGACAACTCCAGTCCATGAAAGAGCTTGTACAACTTGGGGTGTCTCAACTTGAAAATGTTAAAACTCGAGAGGAGGCTTACGGGGCAGGACTCAGAGACAAAAACCACTTGGAAAAACTGCACTTGTCCTGGAAAGGTGCCTCGCCAGATGATGAATATGATAGTGACCTGAGCTCTGGTAATGATTGGTTGTCAGTAGAGGTTCTTGAGGGCCTTCAACCACCCACTAACCTAAAGCATCTGCAGATATCTGGGTACAGTGGGCAACTCTTCCCAACTTGGCTTGCCGACAGTATCTCAGTTACTTCTTTGCAGACTCTTCATATAGAGAGTTGTGGAAAATTGGAAATATTTCCTTCTCTTGTACAGCTTCCGTTTCTCAGAACGTTGAAGTTGATGGCAATGATTAGTGTTACAGAAGTATCATTTCCTTCGTTGGAGGAGCTGGTATTAATTCAAATGCCAAAGTTGGTTCGGTGTTCCTGCATTTCCACTCTGGACTTGAGCTCCAATTTAAGGTTTCTGCACATCAAGAGGTGTCCTGCACTGAAGATATTTCCTCTATTTGAGGTTTCCCAGAAATTTATAATCAAGCAGAAATCTTGGTTGCCCAGTATTAGGGAACTCATTATCCATGGATGTCCTAACTTATTGGTGCCACGTCCCCTTCCTCCTTCAATTACCATTTCCAAACTATCCATCGTCGATGTCCCAACACTCCCAAGGATAGAGGTGTCATCTGGTGACACACTAACAATTGGATCCAGGAGTGAGGGctatgataattttgatagttCTTCGGACATGATGACTGTACTGGATCGTGAAATTTTGGCATTCCACAACCTGAGGGGCCTCAGATACTTGCGTATAGACGGCTGCCAAAATCTAGTGTATATTTCATTCACAgaattagtgcaacttatttcTTTAAAGAGTTTGGAAATATGCTGCTGTCGAAAACTTTTCTCCTCAAAAGTTATGCCAGAGCATACCCGTGAAGATGTGACAGCTGCAGATCGCAAGCCCCTCCCATCTCTTGTCACTCTCAGAATTAAGTGTTGTGGAATAGTAGGGAAGTGGCTGTCTTTGATGCTGGGATATGTGCTGGCCCTAGCAGAATTGCTTTTAGAGGATTGTCCAGGAATAACACAGTTAGCGATAGAAGAGGAAGAAAACATTCAATCTTATTGTACCTCAGTTCCAGTGGATTCATCATCAGGAGGTTTAAATGACACATTTTTTACAAGCTCTGCTCAAGATGGACTCTTAAGCCTTCCACCGAATCTCATGTCCTCTCTCAAGAGGATGTCGATTCGGGAGTGCCCTCGTCTAGTATTTTGCGGGAACAACAAAGGCTTGTCTAGATTTACCTGCCTTGAGAAGCTAACAATCTGGGGATGCCCCGGGCTGCTCTCATCTTTGGTGGATAAAGATGGAAATGATGATGAGATGAACGGAAGATGGCTCCTGCCGAAATCACTTGTAGAACTTGAGATCCGTGGTGATTCACCAGAAATGCTGCAGCCCTGTTTTCCAGAGAATGTGAGCTGCCTCAAAAAAATGGAGGTGTGGTTCAGCCCAAGTCTGAGATCTCTACAGCTGCGTACCTGCATGGCACTGGAAGAGTTGATAATTGTAAACTGTAGATCACTCGCTGCACTAGAGAGCTTGCAATTGCTTGACAGCCTTAGGCATTTCAAAGTATTCAGATCCCCTGGCATGCTTCCATGTTTGGAGAATTTGTCTTTATGCCCTGGACTAGAAAGGCTTGTGATTGATGACCCTTCTGTCTTTACTGTGTCAATCTGCAAGCAACTCACCTCCCTCCAACGCCTAGAACTTGAAAAATGTGAATTTGTGACCAGACTAACAGAGCAGCAAGAGAGAGGGCTTCAGCTCCTGACATCCTTGCAAGAGCTGGAATTCCGGGATTGCCATGATCTCAAATATCTCCCAGGGGCATTGCACCGGCTTCCTTCGCTCAAGAAGTTGAAGATCAATGGTTGTTTGGGAATCTCAAGGCTGCCTGAACAGGGCCTTCCACTCTCGCTGCAGGAACTGGATATCAGCAACTGCAGCAAGGTGTTTAATGATCACTGCAAGTCTCTAGCAGCAGGGAAGCTAAAGGTCAAAATTGTTGGAAATACAGAAACTGTTTAA